One part of the Pseudophryne corroboree isolate aPseCor3 chromosome 3 unlocalized genomic scaffold, aPseCor3.hap2 SUPER_3_unloc_59, whole genome shotgun sequence genome encodes these proteins:
- the LOC134984485 gene encoding uncharacterized protein LOC134984485 — MAKEAKSARKTGGGPPFRATYREWEEPVRALIPAEVVSATHVRDSDRPTQDVRQTSRPDRPQTTQDDAGIAGSASVSLPPLRRPSQGSGHLPRRPSKTRRLGTESAAPSSPPRRRISAVSPQPPLALLASPQSDEPRSPQLSEPSLMADVDQQGQDQQATFTLQLTPVDPSQPIQLQDIPQASMSPQLAQAPPQPQIPDDFWSSWTSQQAQSNASLTAHTQHLASLPHHLPRISRNSGRLIVQVGRIATSMEQIRADNNQMLAHLTRIIDEQQRHQQTLVQLIQHNQVVNESLSRIVASHTATNTQLNASINNLSNNITLMAAQQVTSSSGTTTPIQTPVTSPVRRSSRARASEPAQSTAPSTHKRKK; from the exons atggccaaagaggcaaaatcagcccgcaaaaccggaggtggcccccctttccgggcaacctatcgggagtgggaggagcctgtgcgggcactgattcctgcagaagtggtgtctgcaactcatgtccgggattcggaccgacccacgcaggatg tccgacagaccagccggccagacaggcctcagacaactcaggatgatgctgggattgcag gttctgcttctgtaagcctacctcctctaaggcgcccatcacagggctcggggcacttacccaggaggccaagtaagacacggcgtcttggcacggaatctgcggctccatcttccccacccaggcggcgcatttctgcagtgtcaccccagccaccactggcactattggcgagtccacagagtgatgagccccgatcacctcagttatctg agccaagcttgatggccgacgtggaccagcagggacaagaccaacaggcaaccttcacactgcaactaacacctgttgacccgagccagccaatacagctgcaggatatcccccaagcctccatgagtccacaactggcacaagctccaccccagccacaaataccagatgacttttggtccagttggacaagccaacaggcccaaagcaatgccagcctgaccgcacatacccaacaccttgccagtctgccccatcatctaccgcgcattagtcgcaactcgggcagactgattgtccaagtaggccgaatcgcaacatcgatggagcaaatacgggcagacaacaaccaaatgctggctcatttaacgcgcatcattgatgagcaacagcgccaccaACAAACACTCGtacaactaatacagcacaaccaggttgtgaatgagtctttatcccggattgtagccagccacactgcaaccaacacacaactgaatgcaagcataaataatttgagcaacaacataacattgatggcagctcaacaagtgacctccagctctggaaccacgacccctatccaaacgccagtaacctcccctgttcggcgttcctcccgagcacgtgccagtgagccagcacaaagcacagcaccaagcacacacaagcggaaaaaataa